The sequence below is a genomic window from bacterium.
CGCGTTGGTGGCCAGCCAGCCGAGCGCCCAGGGGTCGTCGTCGGTGGCGTTGGCCTCCACGATGTCCTTGTTCAGGATCGGGATGAACGACAGGGTGAAGATCGGCTGCACCAGCGGGCTGAAGTCGGCGAGGGTCATCTTCACGGTGAAGTCGTCGACGGCCTCGAACTGGTCGGCCGACGTGACGTTCATCAGCAGCAGCAGGAACTGGTTCACGGCCTGCACGCCGAAGGCTCGATCGATGCTGTACATGAAGTCCTCGGTCGTGGCCCGGTCGCCGTTCTCGTCGACCAGGTCGTCGCGCATGACGAACGTCCACTCGGTGCCGTCCGCGCTGACCTCGGCACTGGCGAACTGCCGCGGCAGGAACTGGTTGAAGTCCCGCTCGGTGCCGTCGTCGGCGTACCAGAACTTCGTGTCGTAGATGTTGTCGGTCATCTCCCACGACTGGGGCGTGCCGGCGAAGAACTCGGTGTCGAGCGTCGGTGCGGTGTCCACCGCAGCCACGACGAGGGTCTTCTCCTCGGCGGGCGCGGCCGGCGGAGGCTCCGGTGCCGGTGCGGGATCCTCGGCCGGTGCCGGCGCGGCGGGCTCGGCCGGAGCCGGCGCGGGCGCCTCGGGTGCGGGCGCCGGGGCGGCGGGTTCGGCCTCACCGTCGTCGCTGCCGCAAGCGGCGACGATCAGGGCGAGCACCAACAGCGGTGCAAGGAATCCTCGAACGGATCGTCTCGTGCGCATCATCCCCTCCTGGTTGCGCTAGGACGAGTGGGCGGGCGTGACGCTAGTGGTTCCGGCCGCCCCGTGCTGCGCTGCGGCGAGCCCCGGGGAGGCCGCGACCGCTCCTGTTGCACCATGCCTTGCGCCGGAGACCGCGGCGGTCGGCTGGACCTACGAGCGCCTCTGACCGGAAAAGTGCCGCCGCGAGGCGATCAGCACATGAGCGGGGTGATGGGCACGAGGCACTGGTTGACGGGATCCACCGCCAAACAGAACCCCTCGAGGGTGTAGGCGCCCAACAGGGCAGGGGCCTCCTCTGTGCCGAAGACCACGATGGTTACGACGCTCTTGTCACCGATGGTTGCCCAGGCCTGTCCGTAGTCGAACTCGACTCGGCGCCCGTCGGCCAGCAGGAAGCTCTGGCTGCCCTCGCGGGCAACGCCCAGTTCATTGCAGAGACGCTCGGGGAGGGTGGTGTAGAACGCGCCTGTGTCCACCATCGCCTCGATCTCCCGGGCCTCTGGGGTATCCAGACCGGCCAGTCGAATGGGATAGGTGAACGTTCCCACCGCCGTGATGCTATCATCGCGCGGCGAGTGAAGCAACAGTGAGTTACAGAACTTTATACTAAATCTCAGAATCGCCCGCCGACCTGCCTACGAGCATGAGCGGATAGGCGCCATTACCGACCGAGAATTCCAATCCGTGACTCCCGTCATTCCGGCGAAGGCCGGAATCCAGGCTCCGGCGGCGCGATCGCACCACTGTGGTAGGACAGCAAATCCCCTGTTCAGAGCCTATCCACGAACCCTCTAAGGCAGAGCCATGACAGTGCGCCCCGAGCGGAGCGCGTGGACGATGCTGTAGGCGGTCACCAGGGAGGTCTTGGGGTTGTCGGGCGCGGCCCGGCCTGCCATCTCCACGGTGAGGGTGCCCAGGCGGCCGGACGCCTCGATCCGCCCGACGTTTCCGGTGAGAGCGGGATCGGCCACGAGGTCAACCTGCGTTCGCTCCAGCCCCAGGCCCGCCAGTGCGATCGTCACGGCCAGGTTGGCGTTCTTGGGGTAGAGGCGGGCGGCCTCGTGGGCTGGCCCGGAGTCGATCACGGTCGGCTCCGTCAGAGCGTCGAGCCGGAACGCCTGCTCCGCGGGCGTGCCCGACCAGGCGTGCGGAGGCTTCGAGGAGGTGTAGCGGACCGAGTCGAGCCCGCCCTCGCGCAGCGCCAGCAGCCCGTCGAGCCCGGCCGTGGCGCCCGCGGGCAGCAGAATGAGCCGCCCGGCCCGGCGCGCCGCAGAGCACATCCGGTCCAGGAAGTCCTGATCGCCGAACGCGCCGGTGGAGACAACCATCAGATCGGTCCCGCAGGCCAGCACCGCCTCCCCGTACTCCCGGACCGCCGGCTGCCCCGCGCACTCCACCACGAGGTCGGGCGCGGTCGCCCGGAGATCCTCGACCGAAGTCACCACAGCTACCCCCAGCAGGGCCCGCCGCGTCGATTCCAGGTAACGGTCGCGCACCAGGACCGCCGCCACATCGACCTCGGCAGCGACGACCCGCCCGATCGCCCCGAACCCAATGAGCGCAATCCGCCGGGTCACGAGACGATTCAAGCCCGCCAAAACGTATTATGCCAACTCGAACTCGTCGGAATGGATGAAGTTCTCCCGCAGCGTCTGGACACGCCTCAAATGCGATGTTGACCCCGTCCGGACTGCTGCGGTCTGCAAACCGGTCCCTCGCGCCTTATTCGGGCAGCGGGTCTCGGCTTCTGCCGACAGTGACCGGACGCCGATCTGCTCAGTCGGCATTCTCGTAGAGGTACTTGGCCACGTCGGTGATGGTCACGATGGCTGTGATCGTCTGGCCGTCGTCGTCGGAGAGGAGCACGAAGTTGTCCGAGCGGATCGAGTCTGTGGGCGCGGCGGCGGCTGCGCCGGCGGCGCAGCCGAACGCGGCGAACAGCGCTTTGGTGCCGTGGCGGCGGTACTCGAACTCCTGCTGGGCGGGGTGCCCCTCGTCGGCGGCGCCGCCGCGGGGCCGGGCGACCTCGGGCATGGACATCGGGCATGGACATGCGGGCCTTGAGCTGGCGCCCGCCCCCCTGGCCCGCCTCGGGCGGGCGCGTCGTGATCTTCTTGACCAGGGCCAGGCGCTCCGCGGGCCCATACACCCGGGGCCGCCCCGGCCGCCGCCGACGCGCTTGGCCGGTCCGCTGGCGACATGCCTACACTTCGCTACACAGGCGCACCGGCGCCAACGGGAAGGACCAGCCCCATGGAACGCAAACGCAAGGTGCAGGGCCCTGACGGCGGTGTCCACGACGCCACCGAAGTCGGTTTCCGCTCCAGCGGCGAGCACTGGAACGAGTACCTGCTCGACGACGGCACCGTCGCGCGTCTCAAGCTCGTCGTCACCGGTGTCCTGCGACTCGAAGGCGTGCGTGACCAGAAGGGTCAGCCCGTGTACATCATCGAGTCCACGAACGTCATGGCGGTCTCCGCCGCTGAGGATGGGGGAAGCTGATGTCCGATACCCGCACACGAGACCACGCCAGGGACGCCAGCAACGCGAGCTTCCTCCGGCCCACGACCACACCGGAGCGGGTCGCGAGTCAGTTTGCGGAAGACTTCGAGGCCGAGTTTGCGCCCCGCCTCGCGGGTGTCGATCTCACCCGCATGCCACGGCTAGCGGACATCGAGCCCCATTTCTCTGGCGGCGCACCCCAAGCCGACTCCCCAGCGGCGGCCGACGTGCGCCACAAGCTCATTGTTCTCTGGGCCGACGTCGCTGTCCGACACGCCGTCCTGCGGCGCAGCAAGGACCCCGACGAGTTGATCGCCACCGTCACCGGTCTACCCGGCGCGTGGGGCGCCGGGGCAACACCCGACGAAGCGCTGAGCGATCTACACGCCGTGCTGATCGGCTGGGCGACCCTCAAGCTCGATGACGGCGACCGGGACATCCCCGACATGGAGGGCATCCGCCTCGTTCTCGACGCATGAGCCGGCGGCTCACGCCTGTCAGCCGCACTGAACTGATCGCACGGTTCCGACGGCTCGGTTGGCAGGGCCCCCGCCGCGGCGGCAAACACGACTACATGAGCCGCGGCACCCATAAGGTCCGCATCCCCAACCCGCACCGCGGCGACATCAGCGCCGGCCGCGTCGCCGATGTCCTGTCCCAGGCCGGTATCAGCCGCGACGACTGGCACGGCGCGGCGAACTGAAGCCGAGGCGGGGCCCGGTCGACCGGCAACCCCACGAGTCGCTGGCAGCAATCGTGACCAGCGTGTCTCTCGAAATGGCCTCCTGCGTGGCCGCTTCGATTCGTGCAGGGCCACAACGTCGCCAACCGACGCCCCGACGGCGTGCAGCTAGGAGTTGGAGCGGGGGCGCATCTCCTCCACGACCACGTCGCCGTCGACCACGATGGGCTCGTCGTCGAGGTAGAGGGTGCAGTTGCGCATGGGGATGTCGAAGTGGCAGGCCGTGTCGTTGCTGCCTCCCAGCTCCTGGTTCGGGCCGGTGGAGAACAGCACGTTGCCGTAGAAGGCGCGCCCCTCCATGCCGATGCTCTGGGGGTCGGTGGCGAGCGCCGACCAGCGGCAGCGCTCGTTGAGGCCCCAACCGATGTGGCTGATGCCGTAGGCCTTCTCGTCGTCGAAGCCGGCCATGTAGTCGGCCATGAGGTCGGCGTCGAGGCCGCCCCTGATGTCGACGATCCGGCCCGACTCGACGGTGAGCTCGACCGGGCTCTGCACGTAGCGGTTGAACGGGTAGACGATGTCGCCGGGGGCGATCACCACGCGGCCGTCCACCCCGTCGTCGCGGCCCCCGCTGAACAGGAACCCCGACGGCCAGTGGTCCCAACGGCCCGGCTCGTCGGTGTAGCCGTACTCGGTCATGACCGGGTAGGCGCCGAGCCGGTAGGTGACGTCGCTGCCGTGGGCGTTCGTGAAGCGGAGCACCTCGGCGCTGGCATAGATCTCGGCGGCGCACTCCACGCGCTCCCGCAGTTCCGGCGTCGGCAGCAGCCGGCTGAGCACGTCGAGCGACTCGATGCAGAGCAGGATGCGGGTGCCCGATTCCTGGATCTCCTGCTGCTCGACCGAGAACAGCAGGAACACCAGATCGACCATGAGGTCGGCCTGCTTCAACGCCTCGATGGCGGCCTGGTTGCCGGCCAGCGGGTTCACGCCGACGTAGTCCAGACCTCCCGCCTCGCTGTCCGCCGGCAGCCCGACCTCGTAGCTGTGCGCACCCAGGCGCTGGGCCGCGGCCAGGAAGTCGCGGGCGTAGGCCCGCTGCCGCTCCGTCTGGGACAGCACCGCCACCGTCTCGCCCTCGTGCACCCCGCAGAGACGCAGCTCGGCCTCGAACAGGTCCACTGCAGATGTCATGTCCTCGCCTCCCCCCTCGCCGGTGGGCTCCGGCACGCACCGAGCGCTTCGCAGTTGCCTCGGCCCGCCCCCGATGCTAGACGGCTTGTCATGCCCGACGAACAGCTCGCGCAACTGACGGCCCGCCAACTCCGCGAGGGCTACGAGTCGGGGGCGCTGAGTCCCGTTGCGGTGGCCGAGACGGTGCTGGGCAGGATCGAGCGGCTGAACGGCGATCTCACGGCGTTCGTGACGGTGACCGCCGACGAGGCGCGGCGGGCGGCTGCGGCCGCCGAGCGGGCACTGCGCGGCGACGGCGGTGCCGATGGTGACGGCGGCGCCGGCGGTCCCGGTGGCGCGCTCTGCGGTGTGCCGATCTCGATCAAGGACATGATCGTCACACGCGGTGTGCGCACGACGATCGGGTCGCTGCTGCTGGCGGACTGGGTTCCCGAGTTCGACACGCCCACCTCCGAGCGGCTGCGCGCTGCACGAGCCCCGCTCCTGGGCAAGACGACCACCAGCGAGTTCGGCTGGAAGGGCGACTCCGGCAACAGGGTCAACGGGCCCGCCCGCAACCCGTGGCGGCTCGACCGCACCGCCGGGGGCTCCAGCGGGGGCGCCGCCGCGGCGGTGGCGGCCGGTCTCGGTCCCGCGGCCATCGGGAGCGACGGGGCCGGGTCGGTGCGGATCCCGGCGGCCTTCTGCGGGGTCTTCGGGATCAAGCCGTCCTACGGCGTCATCCCCGCCTTCCCGATCAGCCCCATCGAGTCGCTGTCGCACCTCGGCGTGCTCGCCACCACCGTCGCCGACGCGGCGGACGTGCTGGACGTCGTGGCCGGACCCGACCCGAGGGACCGGTTCTCGCTCCCCGACACCGGCGCCGACTACGCCGCCGCGCTGACCGGGCCGCTCGGGGAGCTGCGCATCGCCTGGAGCCCCGACCTGGGGTATGCGGCGGTCGAACCCGAGGTCCGGGAGTCGACCGCGGCGGCGGCCACCGTCTTCGAGTCGCTCGGCTGCCGGGTCAGCGAGGTCGTGGGTGGCTGGGACGATCCGTACCCGTTCCTCGATGTGATCTGGTCGGCCGGCAACGCCGGTCGCCACCGGGACGACCTGGAGCAGGTGCGCCACCTCATCGATCCCGGCCGGCTGGAGATCGTCGAGCGCGGCATGCGGATCACGGGACCGGAGCTGGCGGTCGCCCATGCCGCCAAGGCCACCTTCGCCGAGACGGTCCGGCAGTTCATGGACGGCTACGACCTGCTGCTGACGCCGACGCTGCCGCTGACCGCCTTCGAGGCCGGCGCGGACCATCCGGGCGAGGTGGCCGGGAGGCCGACGGAATACCTCAGCTGGACCCCGTTCACGTACCCGTTCAACATCTGTGGGCTGCCGGCGGCGAGCGTGCCGTGCGGGATGTCCGGCGGCCTGCCGGTGGGTCTGCAGATCGTGGGCGGCTGGCGTCAGGACGCCCTGGTGCTGCGGGCCGCGGCGGCGTTCGAGGAGGCCGCGCCCTGGCCGCGCCACGCCGCCGGGGAAGGGCTATCGTTCGACTGAGCGGCCCGCTGGCCTGCTGAGTCAGCCGGGGGCCGCGCTCCGGGCACGGCACCGGCGCCGGAGGGGGGAGCATGCCACTGCAGGACCACATGAAGATCATCTCGATCGACGACCACGTCATCGAGCACCCGCGGGTCTTCCAGGACCGGCTGCCGGCGCACGCCCGCGAGGCCGGCCCCCGCGTCATCGAGAAGGAGCTCGACACCACCGACCAGTACGGCAACGCCATTACCGGGTCCCAGGAGCTCTGGCTCTACGAGGGGCGCGAGTACCCGCAGTTCGCCCTGAACGCGGTCATCGACAAGGACCCGAAGGACTTCGGCCTCGAGCCCTACCGGTTCGACCAGATCCTGCCCGGCTGCTACGACCCCGCCGAGCGGGTCAAGGACATGGACATCGACGGGGTGTGGGCGCAGCTGTGCTTCCCGTCGTTCCCCCGCTTCGGCGGCACGCTGTTCCTGGAGAGCGAGGACCGGGACCTGGCGCTGCTGTGCGTGCAGGCCTACAACGACTTCATCATCGACGAGTGGGCGGGCACCGAGCCCGAGCGCCTCGTGCCGATGATCATCGTGCCGCTGTGGGACCCCGCCCTGGCGGCGGCGGAGGTGCAACGCGGCGCGGCCAAGGGCGCCAAGGCCGTCACGTTCCCCGAGGCGACGACGCCGCTCGGCCTGCCGTCGTTCCACACCGACCACTGGGACCCGTTCTTCGCCGCCGCCCAGGACACGGGGCTGCCGGTGTTCATGCACTTCGGCAGCTCGGGCAAGCCGCCCGAGACGGCGCCGGACGCTCCGATCGTGGTGTGGATCTCCACGATGGGCACCAACTCGATGGTGTGCGCCGCCGACCTGGTGTTCTCGCCGCTCTTCCACAAGTTTCCCGGCCTGCGGGTCGGTCTCGCCGAGGGCGGCATCGGCTGGATCCCCTACCTGCTGCAGCGCATGGACTTCGTCTGGGAGCGCCACCGCTGGTACACCGGCATCAACACCGAGGCACCCCCGTCGGAACTGTTCCGCAAGCACATCTGGGGCTGCTTCATCGAGGACGAGGCCGGGCTGCGGGAGCGGGAGTTCATCGGCATCGACCACATCTGCTTCGAGTCGGACTACCCGCACTCCGACTCGCTGTGGCCCAACGCCCGCAAAAGACTCTCCGAGATGCTCGCCGGCGTGCCCGACGGCGAGGCCGCCCGCATAGCCGAACTGAACGCCCGCGAACTCCTGAGCTTCGACGCCGATCTCCGCTAGGAGTGTGCTGCGTGATCCGCGGGCAGCGCCGGTCGGGCGGCGTGGATCCTGGGTTCCGGCCTTCGCCGGAATGACGTGTCAGGGCGTCGGGAGCATTGCTCAACAGTCTTCCAGTGGCCTGCACCGACCCGTCGTCGAGGGGCGCCGAGGCTTCGGCGTCGACGGCCCGCGCTGGGGTCTGAGCGCGGTGTACAGTCCGGGGACGAGCCCGCATCCGGAGTGGAGGTCGCATCTGTCGTGAGCAGCGCTTCTCGTTCTCCCCCCAGCGGATGGCGTCGCGGCCGATGGTGCGCTCGGGGGTCGCATCTGTCGTGAGCAGCGCATCTCGTTCTCCCCCCCCCCCCCCGGAGATTCTCTGCTGGCCCGATCGGCCGCCGCCGCGGGGGCGGCGGGATACTGGGGGTGTCCAGCCCGGCGGTTAGCCTGATGGGCGCCTCCCGGTGCGGCCCGGCGGGCGGCTGCCGGCTCGAGGCGGCCCGGAGCCACTAGGCGGCCGCCGATGATGGGCGTCTCCCGGTGCGGCCCGGCGGGCGGCTGGCGGAGGTTGCTGCCGCTCGTCTCGGTGGCGGGGTTGCTGGGCGCTCTGCTGCTGGCGGCGCCGGCGCCGGCCGCCGCGCAGACCACGCCGACCATTACGGCCGCCTACTCGTCCTTCTTGGGGCCGGAGGGCGACGCGGGCCACACCGACGTGACGGTGACCTTCACGCTGACCAACCCGAACGATGGCTCGACCAGCTTCCAAGTCTGTCTGAGCGGCACCGCCGCGCTGGGCGACGACTACGAGTACACCGACACAGCCGGCGACCCGCATATCCTCGACTCGAACGGGTGCCACAACATCAGTTTCTCTTCCGGCGGCACTCACGGGACCGGCCCCCATCAGTACGTCACCAAGCTGCGGATCATCGGCGACACGGAGAACGAGCGCCGGGACGACACCATCATCGTGACCATCGGATCGGCCACCAACGGGGCCACGGTCCCCCGGCCGACCGACATCTACACCATCGTCAACGACGACTGGGAGGCCAACGCCGACGGCAGCTGGCCCGTGCCCGAGAACTGGGGGCTGACTCCCAGCGGCCTCGA
It includes:
- a CDS encoding type II toxin-antitoxin system HicA family toxin codes for the protein MSRRLTPVSRTELIARFRRLGWQGPRRGGKHDYMSRGTHKVRIPNPHRGDISAGRVADVLSQAGISRDDWHGAAN
- a CDS encoding amidohydrolase family protein, with the translated sequence MPLQDHMKIISIDDHVIEHPRVFQDRLPAHAREAGPRVIEKELDTTDQYGNAITGSQELWLYEGREYPQFALNAVIDKDPKDFGLEPYRFDQILPGCYDPAERVKDMDIDGVWAQLCFPSFPRFGGTLFLESEDRDLALLCVQAYNDFIIDEWAGTEPERLVPMIIVPLWDPALAAAEVQRGAAKGAKAVTFPEATTPLGLPSFHTDHWDPFFAAAQDTGLPVFMHFGSSGKPPETAPDAPIVVWISTMGTNSMVCAADLVFSPLFHKFPGLRVGLAEGGIGWIPYLLQRMDFVWERHRWYTGINTEAPPSELFRKHIWGCFIEDEAGLREREFIGIDHICFESDYPHSDSLWPNARKRLSEMLAGVPDGEAARIAELNARELLSFDADLR
- a CDS encoding aspartyl protease family protein, with the translated sequence MGTFTYPIRLAGLDTPEAREIEAMVDTGAFYTTLPERLCNELGVAREGSQSFLLADGRRVEFDYGQAWATIGDKSVVTIVVFGTEEAPALLGAYTLEGFCLAVDPVNQCLVPITPLMC
- a CDS encoding aspartate dehydrogenase is translated as MTRRIALIGFGAIGRVVAAEVDVAAVLVRDRYLESTRRALLGVAVVTSVEDLRATAPDLVVECAGQPAVREYGEAVLACGTDLMVVSTGAFGDQDFLDRMCSAARRAGRLILLPAGATAGLDGLLALREGGLDSVRYTSSKPPHAWSGTPAEQAFRLDALTEPTVIDSGPAHEAARLYPKNANLAVTIALAGLGLERTQVDLVADPALTGNVGRIEASGRLGTLTVEMAGRAAPDNPKTSLVTAYSIVHALRSGRTVMALP
- a CDS encoding leucyl aminopeptidase, which gives rise to MTSAVDLFEAELRLCGVHEGETVAVLSQTERQRAYARDFLAAAQRLGAHSYEVGLPADSEAGGLDYVGVNPLAGNQAAIEALKQADLMVDLVFLLFSVEQQEIQESGTRILLCIESLDVLSRLLPTPELRERVECAAEIYASAEVLRFTNAHGSDVTYRLGAYPVMTEYGYTDEPGRWDHWPSGFLFSGGRDDGVDGRVVIAPGDIVYPFNRYVQSPVELTVESGRIVDIRGGLDADLMADYMAGFDDEKAYGISHIGWGLNERCRWSALATDPQSIGMEGRAFYGNVLFSTGPNQELGGSNDTACHFDIPMRNCTLYLDDEPIVVDGDVVVEEMRPRSNS
- a CDS encoding amidase family protein → MPDEQLAQLTARQLREGYESGALSPVAVAETVLGRIERLNGDLTAFVTVTADEARRAAAAAERALRGDGGADGDGGAGGPGGALCGVPISIKDMIVTRGVRTTIGSLLLADWVPEFDTPTSERLRAARAPLLGKTTTSEFGWKGDSGNRVNGPARNPWRLDRTAGGSSGGAAAAVAAGLGPAAIGSDGAGSVRIPAAFCGVFGIKPSYGVIPAFPISPIESLSHLGVLATTVADAADVLDVVAGPDPRDRFSLPDTGADYAAALTGPLGELRIAWSPDLGYAAVEPEVRESTAAAATVFESLGCRVSEVVGGWDDPYPFLDVIWSAGNAGRHRDDLEQVRHLIDPGRLEIVERGMRITGPELAVAHAAKATFAETVRQFMDGYDLLLTPTLPLTAFEAGADHPGEVAGRPTEYLSWTPFTYPFNICGLPAASVPCGMSGGLPVGLQIVGGWRQDALVLRAAAAFEEAAPWPRHAAGEGLSFD